Part of the Candidatus Neomarinimicrobiota bacterium genome, TCTGGATTGTCATTCTGATTTCCGCCATTTTCCTTTCCGGTCTTTTCACAAGCAGGGGGAGGAAAGAAGTTGAGATCGAGTACTTTGAGTATCGAGACTATCTGACGTCGAGCCAGATTGCCAGTGCCAAGGTCATCGAGACGGAGTTTCACGGTGTTCTCAAAGAGAACGTGGATCTTGTTATCGATGAAAAAATTGTGGGGTCCATCAACCATTTCGTTTTGACCCTGCCATATGTCAACGAGTCTGTGCTGGCCGAATGGGACACCTACGGCGTTCGGTACGATTTTCGGGAGAGGAAAGTCGACTGGCTCGGATATCTTCTGAGCATGGGGCCGTGGTTGGTTCTGATTCTGTTCTGGCTTTTCCTGATGCGCAGGATGCAGGGGGGAGGGGCCGCCGGACGAGGTCTTTTCAGTTTTGGACGGAGCCGGGCAACATTGTGGACATCTGACAAACCCAAGACCACATTCGCGGATGTTGCAGGATGTGAGGAAGCGAAACAGGAACTCAGTGAAGTGATAGGATTCCTGAAGCACGCTGACCAGTATCAGAAACTGGGGGGAAAGATTCCCAGAGGGGTATTGTTGCTTGGTCCTCCAGGGACGGGCAAGACGATGCTCGCCAGGGCCGTTGCCGGTGAGGCGAGTGTCCCTTTTTTCAGTTTGAGTGGAGCCGATTTTGTTGAAATGTTCGTTGGCGTAGGAGCCTCCCGGGTTCGAGACCTTTTTGAACAGGGGAAAAAGCATGCCCCGGCCATAATCTTTATCGATGAGATCGACGCGGTCGGGCGTCACCGCGGAGCGGGACTTGGCGGCGGTCATGATGAAAGGGAGCAGACGCTCAATGCTCTGCTTGTTGAGATGGATGGTTTTGAGCCCAATACGAACGTCATCCTTCTTGCGGCGACCAATCGCCCGGACGTTCTTGACAACGCTCTTCTCCGTCCCGGGCGGTTTGACCGTCAGGTGGTTGTGGATGTGCCGGATGTCCGTGGCCGGAAAGGGATCTTGCAGGTTCACACTCGCGAAATTCCTCTGCACAAAGACGTGGATCTTGAGGTGGTGGCCCGTGGGACACCGGGTCTGGTGGGAGCCGATCTGGCGAATCTCGTCAACGAGGCAGCCTTGCTGGCGGCGAGAAAAAAGAAGTCCCGGGTGAATATGAATGATTTCGAGGAAGCGAAGGACAAGGTCATGATGGGTGTGGAAAGAAAGAGTATGATCCTCAGTGAGGAGGAGAAGAAACTGACTGCCTATCATGAATCTGGACATGCCCTCGTTGCGGAGCTCCTGCCCAATGCCGATCCCATTCACAAGGTGACCATCATCCCCAGAGGACGGTCCCTGGGCCTCACCTCCCAGCTTCCCATAGATGAAAGACACAATTATTCAGAATCTTATATC contains:
- the ftsH gene encoding ATP-dependent zinc metalloprotease FtsH — encoded protein: MGSNDSRPPKKSPKGDRPQKDDQGFQWKNAGKTSVIWIVILISAIFLSGLFTSRGRKEVEIEYFEYRDYLTSSQIASAKVIETEFHGVLKENVDLVIDEKIVGSINHFVLTLPYVNESVLAEWDTYGVRYDFRERKVDWLGYLLSMGPWLVLILFWLFLMRRMQGGGAAGRGLFSFGRSRATLWTSDKPKTTFADVAGCEEAKQELSEVIGFLKHADQYQKLGGKIPRGVLLLGPPGTGKTMLARAVAGEASVPFFSLSGADFVEMFVGVGASRVRDLFEQGKKHAPAIIFIDEIDAVGRHRGAGLGGGHDEREQTLNALLVEMDGFEPNTNVILLAATNRPDVLDNALLRPGRFDRQVVVDVPDVRGRKGILQVHTREIPLHKDVDLEVVARGTPGLVGADLANLVNEAALLAARKKKSRVNMNDFEEAKDKVMMGVERKSMILSEEEKKLTAYHESGHALVAELLPNADPIHKVTIIPRGRSLGLTSQLPIDERHNYSESYIKSRLEILLGGRAAEKLVFDEITTGGGNDIEIATEFARKMVCEWGMSNLLGPLTFGKKDEEIFLGREIATRRDYSETTAKKIDEEVTRIVAEAEMKTFKLLKKNLGKLHALASQLLERETIDGEDVHKIIETKKKARKPSRKKVGKIGRNEKTRKSAKVPHESE